A genomic segment from Candidatus Alcyoniella australis encodes:
- a CDS encoding rhomboid family intramembrane serine protease, with product MLLPVGHGQGLKRWPWLTFGLIGVNFVCLALTAIALVFVPVDTLTDLLAFKPSRFLPWTLLTSLFLHAGIGHLLGNMLFLYLAGPPFEDRYGRWGLLLLYLSGGVFASLFYAVFHWGAQTPLVGASGAISSLLGMALVRFPNIRIRFYFTFMFVFWWPFEVRAWIMLPLWLALQVTFALLAEGQGAGVAFSAHIGGFLFGVAAALAIKRLGLEDRLTPEEVKDADNWYQPLFKPDERLILVEDLLNVNRVAEASREIAAYLSENPHTPEALGLHTRVLLDQGRDGAALQQARRTISGLLLAENPDGALGFLRKLRDGGYDPDLGPLPYFKLASQLKARTDYHHAVEYYLESVRVAPGSSLAAKALLAAAGICKDKLRDGPRAKKFYDELLRKHPSSPQADAVRSMLVEM from the coding sequence ATGCTGCTCCCGGTGGGACACGGTCAGGGCCTTAAGCGCTGGCCGTGGCTCACTTTCGGGCTCATCGGCGTCAACTTCGTCTGCTTAGCCCTAACCGCAATCGCCCTGGTTTTCGTTCCCGTCGATACGCTGACGGATCTGCTGGCATTCAAGCCCAGCAGGTTTCTGCCCTGGACTCTGCTGACCTCGTTATTCCTGCACGCGGGCATCGGGCACCTGCTGGGCAACATGCTGTTTCTCTATTTGGCCGGACCGCCGTTTGAGGATCGTTACGGTCGCTGGGGACTGCTGCTGCTCTATCTGTCCGGCGGTGTGTTCGCGAGCCTGTTCTACGCCGTCTTTCACTGGGGCGCTCAGACGCCGCTGGTCGGGGCCAGCGGCGCGATTTCATCGCTGCTGGGCATGGCGCTGGTACGTTTTCCCAATATCAGGATCCGCTTCTACTTCACATTTATGTTCGTGTTCTGGTGGCCGTTCGAGGTGCGGGCCTGGATCATGCTGCCGCTGTGGTTGGCCCTGCAGGTGACCTTCGCCCTGCTGGCCGAGGGGCAGGGCGCGGGAGTGGCCTTTTCGGCGCACATCGGCGGGTTCCTGTTCGGAGTGGCCGCGGCCCTGGCCATCAAACGTTTGGGCTTGGAGGATCGGCTGACCCCCGAGGAGGTTAAGGATGCCGACAACTGGTACCAGCCGCTGTTTAAGCCCGACGAGCGTCTGATACTTGTCGAGGATCTGCTCAACGTCAACCGCGTTGCCGAGGCCTCGCGCGAGATCGCGGCCTACCTGAGCGAGAACCCGCATACCCCCGAGGCGCTGGGTCTGCACACGCGCGTGCTGCTCGATCAGGGCCGCGACGGTGCAGCGCTGCAGCAGGCGCGCCGAACCATCTCCGGCCTGCTGCTCGCGGAAAATCCCGACGGCGCGCTGGGCTTTCTGCGCAAACTGCGCGACGGCGGGTACGATCCCGATCTGGGCCCGTTGCCCTATTTCAAGCTCGCCTCGCAGCTCAAGGCCCGTACGGATTACCACCATGCCGTCGAATACTACCTCGAGTCGGTGCGCGTCGCGCCCGGCTCGAGCCTGGCCGCCAAGGCGCTGCTGGCCGCGGCCGGGATCTGTAAGGACAAGCTGCGGGACGGCCCACGCGCCAAAAAGTTTTACGACGAGCTGCTGCGCAAACATCCGAGCTCGCCCCAGGCCGACGCGGTACGCAGCATGCTGGTTGAAATGTAA
- a CDS encoding PaeR7I family type II restriction endonuclease has translation MNTVDQRIRQAVKTFWQTRELQQRKQSMAGNIDQGSRGAATGGKQLDGFLDMLSELLLEAGVPEDTIFRTKKGKTDIPGFFRPMKEWDLIVIIDNQLIAAIELKSQVGSFGNNFNNRIEESLGNATDLWTAYRDGAFNSSPHPWLGYFMLLEKTDGSTKPVRVNESHFPVLKEFKGASYAERYRLFCEKLMAERLYSASCLILSDQDRGQQGSYWEPSPIASTKNFFGSLIGHLNGHLTTHR, from the coding sequence ATGAACACTGTTGACCAACGGATAAGGCAAGCAGTCAAGACATTCTGGCAAACCAGAGAGCTTCAACAACGCAAACAAAGTATGGCAGGCAATATAGACCAAGGCAGTAGAGGAGCAGCCACCGGGGGCAAGCAGCTCGATGGATTCCTCGACATGCTCTCGGAACTTCTGCTTGAAGCCGGTGTACCCGAAGACACGATCTTTCGAACGAAAAAAGGGAAAACCGACATCCCGGGCTTTTTCAGACCGATGAAGGAATGGGATCTTATCGTAATTATTGACAACCAACTTATTGCAGCGATCGAACTCAAGTCACAGGTCGGCTCGTTTGGAAACAACTTCAACAATCGAATCGAAGAGTCCCTGGGCAACGCTACAGATCTGTGGACTGCCTATCGCGACGGTGCCTTTAACAGTTCGCCACATCCGTGGCTGGGCTACTTCATGCTCTTAGAGAAAACAGATGGCTCCACCAAGCCAGTCAGGGTAAACGAAAGTCATTTCCCAGTGCTTAAAGAGTTCAAGGGCGCATCATACGCTGAAAGGTATCGCCTATTCTGTGAAAAACTAATGGCCGAGCGTCTGTACAGCGCATCCTGCTTGATCCTTTCAGATCAAGATCGGGGTCAACAGGGCAGCTATTGGGAACCATCGCCAATCGCCTCAACTAAAAACTTCTTCGGCTCATTGATCGGCCATCTGAACGGGCACTTGACCACGCATCGCTGA
- a CDS encoding site-specific DNA-methyltransferase: MNLNLSTLTLSIDWQSHLPKSIGSITNHQKQLPMFAKDQKIVADIEQQLPMVPSEHHLVLGDARKMDFIEHNSVHLVLTSPPYWTLKEYRKTDQQMGHIKDYQLFLEQLDLVWQQCFDALVPGGRLICVVGDVCLSRRKNGGRHMVVPLHASIQEHCRNIGFDNLAPIIWHKIANASYEVENGGGGFLGKPYEPNAIIKNDIEFILMERKPGGYRKPSVPVRVLSLIPEQKHRLWFQQIWTGLTGASTKDHPAPYPLELAERLIRMYSFVGDVVVDPFLGSGTTCLAAARVGRNSIGVETDPEYFKYSATRVRRETEGLFTNAKIEIHS; this comes from the coding sequence TTGAATCTAAACCTGTCAACTCTCACACTGTCAATCGATTGGCAAAGCCATCTTCCAAAAAGCATTGGCTCGATTACCAACCACCAAAAACAGCTCCCCATGTTCGCAAAGGACCAGAAGATCGTCGCTGATATCGAGCAGCAACTCCCTATGGTCCCCTCTGAGCACCACCTTGTTCTCGGCGATGCTCGCAAGATGGATTTTATCGAGCACAACAGCGTACATCTGGTTCTGACGTCACCTCCATATTGGACTTTGAAAGAATATAGGAAAACCGATCAACAGATGGGCCATATCAAAGATTATCAACTGTTTTTAGAACAGCTCGACTTGGTCTGGCAGCAGTGCTTCGACGCCTTGGTCCCCGGTGGAAGACTGATCTGCGTTGTAGGCGACGTCTGCCTTTCCAGACGGAAAAACGGCGGCAGGCATATGGTCGTTCCACTACATGCCTCCATTCAGGAACATTGCAGAAATATCGGCTTTGACAACTTAGCCCCAATTATTTGGCATAAGATCGCCAACGCTTCATATGAAGTGGAAAATGGAGGCGGCGGTTTTCTCGGGAAGCCCTACGAACCCAATGCAATAATTAAAAACGATATCGAATTCATTCTAATGGAACGCAAGCCCGGGGGCTATCGAAAGCCCAGCGTACCTGTACGCGTCTTGAGTCTGATTCCCGAGCAAAAACACCGGTTGTGGTTTCAGCAGATATGGACCGGTCTGACAGGAGCTTCCACCAAGGATCATCCAGCCCCCTACCCTTTGGAACTGGCCGAACGACTGATCAGGATGTACAGTTTTGTCGGAGACGTAGTTGTGGATCCGTTCCTGGGCTCCGGAACAACCTGCCTGGCGGCCGCTCGTGTTGGCCGAAACAGCATTGGAGTAGAGACCGACCCTGAGTACTTTAAGTACTCGGCAACCCGTGTCCGTAGAGAAACTGAAGGTCTGTTTACCAACGCTAAAATAGAAATCCACTCATGA